The following are encoded in a window of Microvirga ossetica genomic DNA:
- a CDS encoding adenylate/guanylate cyclase domain-containing protein — protein MDAQEHKTERRLAAILAADVAGYSRLMGRDEAGTLRALTAHREILDRHIVRFGGRIANTAGDSVLAEFPSAVDAVQCAVEAQEVLVSMDRDIPAEARLLFRIGVHVGDVMVHGDDLLGDSVNIAARLEGVADPGGVCLSDAALGHVRKVLPLTYVNLGSQTFKNIEGPIHTYRVSIGSGSRHHAMAERLDPASAHRRPTVAVLPFANLGGTPDQQYFSEGITEDLITDLMHFRELAVRAISLPGKLREHDRDARPFEPDVQYLVQGSIRRLDDRVRITVQLIETATGDHVWSERYDREQASLFAVQDEIVRTIVATLVGRLQATGVRQARRKPPATLAAYECVLRGRSLPIGNTETEAEARRWYERALELDPDYAQASALLSYMLTLEWFRDTSGSDAMLDHALELAHKAVALDAEDPLCHDMLGWVHLQRKDFDLAEQHKLRALELNPADPEQVACMGILFLYLGRANEGIAWMERARQLDPYFDPSWRWRMTGVAHFVAGRYDEAIVAFGRSPSQPDWVQAYLAACYAHTGRMDTARDAAAGLQASHPGFSAARFIAKEPFRRTEDTERLADGMRLAVLPR, from the coding sequence ATGGACGCGCAGGAGCATAAGACCGAGAGACGATTGGCGGCGATCCTCGCCGCCGACGTGGCAGGCTACTCGCGCCTCATGGGGCGCGACGAGGCCGGAACCTTGCGAGCGCTCACCGCCCATCGCGAGATCCTGGACCGCCACATCGTACGGTTCGGCGGGCGCATCGCCAACACCGCCGGCGACAGCGTGCTGGCCGAGTTCCCGAGCGCCGTCGATGCCGTCCAATGCGCCGTCGAGGCCCAGGAGGTTCTGGTGTCCATGGATCGCGACATTCCGGCAGAGGCGCGCCTGCTCTTCCGCATCGGGGTGCACGTTGGCGACGTGATGGTCCATGGCGACGACCTGCTGGGAGACAGCGTCAACATCGCGGCGCGGCTGGAGGGCGTCGCCGATCCAGGTGGCGTGTGCCTCTCGGACGCAGCTCTCGGCCATGTCCGCAAGGTCCTGCCGCTGACCTACGTCAATCTCGGATCCCAGACCTTCAAGAACATCGAGGGGCCAATCCATACCTACAGGGTTTCGATCGGATCTGGCTCGAGGCACCATGCCATGGCGGAGAGGCTGGACCCAGCATCGGCGCACCGCAGGCCAACCGTTGCCGTCCTGCCCTTCGCCAATCTCGGAGGAACGCCGGACCAGCAATACTTCAGCGAAGGGATCACCGAGGACCTGATCACCGACCTCATGCACTTCAGGGAGCTGGCCGTGCGGGCCATCAGCCTGCCGGGCAAGCTGCGGGAGCACGACCGCGATGCCCGCCCGTTCGAACCGGACGTCCAATACCTCGTCCAGGGAAGCATCCGACGGTTGGATGATCGGGTCCGCATCACCGTGCAACTGATCGAGACCGCCACGGGAGACCATGTCTGGTCCGAGCGGTACGACCGGGAGCAGGCAAGCCTCTTTGCAGTGCAGGACGAGATCGTCCGCACGATCGTGGCAACGCTCGTGGGGCGGCTTCAGGCCACCGGAGTCCGGCAGGCGCGACGCAAGCCGCCGGCGACCTTGGCAGCGTACGAGTGCGTGCTGCGCGGCCGCTCACTCCCGATCGGTAACACCGAGACCGAGGCGGAGGCGCGGCGCTGGTACGAGCGGGCCCTCGAGCTTGACCCTGACTACGCCCAGGCCTCTGCGCTGTTGTCCTACATGCTGACACTTGAATGGTTCCGAGACACGAGCGGCTCGGACGCCATGCTGGACCACGCGCTGGAGCTGGCCCACAAGGCCGTCGCCCTCGATGCCGAGGATCCGCTGTGCCATGACATGCTCGGCTGGGTTCACCTCCAGCGCAAGGACTTCGATCTGGCCGAGCAGCACAAGCTGCGGGCGCTGGAGTTGAACCCGGCTGACCCGGAGCAGGTCGCCTGCATGGGCATTCTGTTCCTGTATCTCGGTCGGGCGAATGAGGGCATCGCATGGATGGAGCGGGCTCGGCAGCTCGATCCGTACTTTGACCCAAGCTGGCGCTGGAGAATGACAGGGGTCGCGCACTTCGTGGCAGGCCGTTACGACGAGGCCATTGTCGCTTTCGGGCGCTCGCCGTCGCAGCCGGACTGGGTCCAGGCCTACTTGGCGGCCTGCTACGCCCATACGGGGCGAATGGATACCGCCCGCGATGCCGCCGCTGGGCTCCAGGCCTCACATCCCGGCTTCTCGGCGGCCCGGTTCATAGCCAAGGAGCCGTTCAGGCGCACTGAGGATACGGAGCGCTTGGCCGATGGTATGCGACTGGCTGTGTTGCCCAGGTAA
- a CDS encoding L,D-transpeptidase family protein, protein MISAPRYAFLSILALMAAALMGQTVQATSGYPKHEAPVPPATVTLMRGKNTSPAEPMVIRIYKKEAELEVWKRSAGGRYVRLKTFPICRWSGQLGPKQKEGDRQTPEGFYAITASQMNPNSKHYLSFDTGFPNAYDRAQGATGSALMVHGTCSSAGCYAMTDTGMSEIYALMREAFRGGQKAVELQAYPFRMTAENLVRHRLDPNIAFWRQLKEGSDRFEATREELVVGVSAGRYSFRPAKSPEREAEVLAYRAMEDDHMAVLLEEGRAAIRTTYADGGQHPSFTALWRRGVSLGEVSRPEALAYAGLEHVITPERATRLACFGTGTCAPSANEVKTISPPAAGEQLLAIAPLDGPSMWLKELPSLFTSAPVGGALISVTHDQPMIFGAQQIVPTRLAMQR, encoded by the coding sequence ATGATCTCCGCGCCCAGATATGCCTTTCTGTCCATCTTGGCCCTCATGGCCGCTGCCCTGATGGGGCAGACCGTGCAGGCTACGTCTGGGTATCCAAAGCACGAGGCTCCTGTCCCGCCAGCAACGGTGACTCTAATGAGGGGGAAGAACACCTCTCCCGCGGAGCCGATGGTGATCCGCATCTACAAGAAGGAAGCGGAACTGGAAGTCTGGAAGCGCAGCGCAGGCGGGCGATATGTTCGCCTCAAGACGTTCCCCATCTGCCGCTGGTCAGGCCAACTTGGGCCCAAGCAGAAGGAGGGCGACCGGCAGACCCCGGAAGGCTTTTATGCGATCACCGCCTCCCAGATGAACCCGAACTCCAAGCACTATCTCTCCTTCGACACCGGGTTTCCCAATGCCTACGACCGGGCTCAGGGGGCCACCGGGTCCGCCCTGATGGTTCACGGAACCTGCTCCTCCGCCGGTTGCTATGCCATGACGGACACAGGCATGTCTGAGATCTATGCCCTCATGCGGGAGGCCTTCAGAGGCGGCCAGAAGGCCGTCGAGTTGCAAGCCTATCCGTTTCGCATGACCGCAGAAAACCTCGTCCGGCACCGCTTGGACCCGAACATCGCGTTTTGGCGCCAGCTCAAGGAGGGCTCCGATCGCTTCGAGGCGACTAGGGAAGAACTCGTCGTGGGTGTCTCGGCGGGGCGATACTCGTTCCGGCCGGCCAAGAGCCCGGAGAGGGAAGCAGAGGTGCTGGCCTACCGGGCCATGGAAGACGATCACATGGCGGTGTTGCTGGAGGAGGGCAGGGCGGCCATCCGGACCACCTATGCCGATGGCGGGCAGCACCCATCCTTCACCGCCTTGTGGCGCCGCGGCGTCTCGCTGGGTGAGGTGAGCCGTCCCGAGGCTCTGGCCTATGCCGGGCTGGAGCATGTGATCACGCCGGAGCGTGCGACACGGCTGGCGTGCTTTGGAACAGGCACTTGCGCGCCCTCTGCTAACGAGGTGAAGACAATATCTCCTCCGGCCGCGGGAGAACAACTCCTGGCAATCGCGCCGTTGGATGGCCCGTCCATGTGGTTGAAGGAGTTGCCGTCGCTGTTCACGTCCGCCCCAGTCGGTGGTGCTCTGATAAGCGTCACACACGACCAGCCGATGATCTTCGGAGCACAGCAAATCGTGCCTACCCGCTTGGCAATGCAGCGTTGA